In Rhodoligotrophos defluvii, a genomic segment contains:
- a CDS encoding transketolase, giving the protein MTDPRLPFLAELEKKVLWLSTWTIHNANHIRPSDDGLKVGGHQASSASLATIMTALYFAVLKPEDRVAVKPHASPIFHAIQYLLGHQTQEKLENFRGYKGAQSYPSRTKDGDDVDFSTGSVGLGVAQTLFASLVQDYVKAHGWADGRREGRMVALVGDAEMDEGNIFEALLEGWKQGVRNCWWIIDYNRQSLDAVIREGLYERFQAIFTAFGWDVVILKYGSLLEAAFREPGGDKLREWIDNAPNQLYSALTFQGGAAWRKRLLDDIGDQGPVTRLIESRSDDELARLMTNLAGHDLPSLLAAFEAIDHDRPTVFIAYTIKGFGLPLAGHKDNHAGLLTPTQLGQYQASIGVRPGHEWDRLEGLSLPASELERFLATVPFNAEGRRRLAAPRLPVPDTFPMPHQGAMSTQQGFGLILNELARSSDPLVERIVTTSPDVTVSTNLGPWVNRRGLFARQAMKDLFKAERIPSTFSWEFSPKGQHLELGIAEMNLFILLSALGLSHSLFGERLIPIGTLYDPFIARGLDALNYACYQDARFILAATPSGVTLAPEGGAHQSIGTPLIGMAQDGLAAFEPAFVDELATILHWSFDYVQRSGESDAPERDVEERSWLRDETGGSVYLRLSTRTIEQPQREISPELERDIIDGAYWLRRPGPNAEVVVAYTGVVAPEAIQAVGLMAEDRRDVGLLAVTSADRLNAGWTAAQRARERGLIKARSHIERLLSGLPPHCALVTVLDGHPATLAWLGSVAGHRTRSLGVEHFGQTGSIADLYRHYGIDAQGIISAAAMIAPGRPIKHLHVA; this is encoded by the coding sequence ATGACCGACCCTCGCCTGCCGTTTCTCGCCGAGCTGGAGAAAAAGGTCCTGTGGCTTTCCACATGGACCATCCACAATGCCAACCACATCCGCCCCAGTGACGACGGGCTGAAGGTCGGCGGGCATCAGGCGTCCTCGGCCTCGCTCGCCACCATCATGACGGCGCTCTATTTCGCGGTGCTGAAGCCGGAGGATCGCGTCGCAGTCAAGCCGCATGCCAGTCCGATATTTCATGCGATCCAGTATCTGCTTGGCCACCAGACCCAGGAAAAGCTCGAGAATTTCCGCGGCTACAAGGGCGCGCAATCCTATCCCTCCCGCACCAAGGACGGCGACGACGTCGACTTCTCCACCGGCTCCGTCGGCTTGGGTGTGGCGCAGACACTGTTTGCCTCTCTCGTGCAGGATTACGTCAAGGCCCATGGCTGGGCCGACGGGCGGCGCGAGGGGCGCATGGTCGCGCTGGTCGGCGACGCGGAGATGGACGAGGGCAATATCTTCGAGGCCCTGCTCGAAGGCTGGAAGCAGGGCGTGCGCAACTGCTGGTGGATCATCGACTACAACCGCCAGAGCCTGGATGCGGTGATCCGCGAAGGGCTCTATGAACGGTTCCAAGCGATCTTCACGGCCTTCGGCTGGGACGTGGTGATCCTCAAATATGGCTCGCTGCTCGAAGCCGCCTTCCGCGAGCCCGGCGGCGACAAGCTGCGGGAGTGGATCGACAACGCGCCCAACCAGCTTTATTCCGCTCTGACCTTTCAGGGGGGTGCGGCCTGGCGCAAGCGACTGCTCGACGATATCGGCGACCAGGGCCCGGTCACCCGGCTCATCGAGAGCCGCAGCGACGACGAGCTCGCCCGGCTCATGACCAATCTCGCCGGACACGACCTGCCGAGCCTGTTGGCCGCGTTCGAGGCCATCGACCATGACCGGCCGACGGTGTTCATCGCCTATACCATCAAGGGCTTCGGCCTGCCGCTCGCCGGCCATAAGGATAACCATGCCGGCCTGCTCACGCCCACGCAGCTCGGGCAGTACCAGGCGAGCATCGGCGTGCGCCCCGGCCATGAATGGGACCGGCTCGAGGGGCTGTCGCTGCCTGCCTCCGAACTGGAACGGTTCCTGGCAACCGTTCCGTTCAACGCGGAAGGCCGGCGCCGGCTTGCCGCTCCGCGCCTGCCAGTTCCCGACACGTTCCCCATGCCGCACCAGGGTGCTATGTCGACCCAGCAGGGCTTCGGGCTTATTCTCAACGAGCTTGCCCGCTCGTCGGACCCGCTCGTGGAGCGCATCGTCACCACCTCGCCTGACGTCACCGTGTCCACCAATCTCGGGCCGTGGGTCAATCGCCGCGGTCTGTTCGCCCGCCAGGCGATGAAGGACCTGTTCAAGGCCGAGCGCATCCCCTCGACCTTCAGCTGGGAGTTCAGCCCCAAGGGCCAGCACCTCGAGCTCGGCATTGCCGAGATGAACCTGTTCATCCTGCTGTCTGCCCTCGGGCTGTCGCATTCGCTTTTCGGCGAGCGGCTCATTCCGATCGGCACGCTCTATGATCCGTTCATCGCCCGCGGCCTCGATGCTCTCAACTATGCCTGCTATCAGGATGCGCGCTTCATTCTCGCCGCGACGCCGTCGGGTGTGACGCTGGCGCCGGAAGGCGGCGCGCACCAGTCGATCGGCACGCCGCTCATCGGCATGGCGCAGGACGGGCTGGCCGCCTTCGAGCCGGCCTTCGTGGACGAGCTTGCCACCATTCTCCACTGGTCGTTCGACTATGTGCAGCGCTCCGGCGAGAGCGATGCCCCCGAGCGCGATGTCGAAGAGCGGTCATGGCTGCGCGACGAGACGGGCGGGTCGGTCTACTTACGGCTGTCGACGCGAACCATCGAGCAGCCGCAGCGCGAGATTTCGCCGGAGCTTGAGCGCGACATCATCGATGGCGCCTACTGGCTGCGCCGTCCCGGCCCCAATGCCGAGGTGGTGGTCGCCTATACCGGCGTGGTCGCGCCCGAGGCGATCCAGGCCGTGGGTCTGATGGCCGAGGACCGGCGTGATGTCGGCCTCTTGGCCGTCACCTCCGCCGACCGCCTCAATGCCGGCTGGACGGCGGCGCAGCGGGCGCGCGAGCGCGGGCTTATCAAGGCGCGCAGCCATATCGAGCGGCTGCTGAGCGGACTGCCGCCCCATTGCGCGCTGGTCACCGTCCTCGATGGGCACCCCGCGACCCTGGCATGGCTAGGGTCGGTCGCCGGCCACCGCACCCGCTCGCTCGGGGTTGAGCATTTCGGGCAGACCGGCAGCATAGCCGATCTCTACCGCCACTATGGGATCGATGCGCAGGGCATCATCTCCGCTGCGGCCATGATCGCCCCGGGCCGTCCGATCAAGCATCTGCACGTCGCGTGA
- a CDS encoding ATP-grasp domain-containing protein, with protein sequence MDLLAREPFDILLPIHEQGLAFCRLRDKLPGGAAVALPSLEAYRQVHSKAGFSRVLSELGLPQPPTQFIETRQQALSLNKFPVVLKTSIGTASRGVWLVKDRESLRCAVEELDKISGFTDAVLAQDFIEGTVEHAQAVFSNGKLIGLHAYRQIVRGAGGGDAVKESIDRPELHDHLALLGEHLHWHGALSVDYLASEASGAIHYIDCNPRLVEPMNAWLAGHDLLDRLLQVTCADQTAPLPPGRTGIRSHLAMQALLGCALRSRSRWELLREIVRLVRGSGIYRTSEEELTPLRWDWPSVAPTVAVALLLLITPKAAEQMPKRGWGTHLLTPQSIRIICDRVG encoded by the coding sequence ATGGACCTGCTGGCGCGAGAGCCATTCGACATCCTGCTGCCCATTCACGAGCAGGGCCTCGCATTCTGCAGGCTGCGGGACAAGCTGCCGGGCGGCGCGGCCGTGGCGCTGCCCAGCTTGGAGGCCTATCGACAGGTGCACAGCAAGGCGGGCTTCAGCCGCGTGCTGTCCGAGCTCGGCCTCCCCCAGCCTCCCACACAATTCATCGAGACGCGCCAGCAGGCGCTCTCTTTGAACAAATTTCCCGTTGTTCTTAAGACTTCGATAGGCACGGCCAGCCGCGGCGTGTGGCTTGTTAAAGATCGCGAAAGTCTTCGCTGTGCAGTTGAGGAACTAGACAAGATTTCCGGCTTCACGGATGCCGTTCTTGCTCAGGATTTCATTGAGGGAACGGTCGAGCACGCACAGGCGGTATTCAGCAATGGAAAGCTTATCGGACTGCATGCCTATCGGCAGATCGTCCGCGGCGCCGGTGGTGGCGATGCGGTCAAGGAAAGCATTGACCGGCCGGAGTTGCACGACCATTTGGCTCTGCTCGGCGAGCATCTGCATTGGCACGGCGCCCTCTCGGTCGATTACCTCGCCTCGGAGGCGTCCGGCGCCATCCATTACATCGACTGCAATCCGCGACTGGTGGAGCCGATGAACGCTTGGCTCGCCGGTCATGACCTCCTCGATCGGCTGCTGCAGGTCACCTGCGCAGATCAGACGGCGCCTTTGCCGCCCGGCCGGACCGGCATCCGCTCCCATCTCGCGATGCAGGCCCTGCTCGGCTGTGCCTTGCGCAGCCGTTCGCGTTGGGAACTTCTGCGCGAGATTGTGCGTTTAGTCCGCGGGAGCGGGATCTATCGTACGAGTGAGGAGGAGTTGACACCCCTGAGATGGGATTGGCCGAGTGTAGCACCCACCGTCGCGGTCGCTCTCCTGTTGCTCATCACCCCCAAGGCCGCCGAGCAGATGCCCAAGCGCGGCTGGGGAACTCACCTTCTGACACCGCAAAGCATCCGCATCATCTGTGATCGGGTCGGATAG
- a CDS encoding NAD-dependent epimerase/dehydratase family protein — MLITGGSGFIGQHLVAAATARGDAVRVLDLQPPRLHLPREFIQGSILDPACVRRAMEGVDTVYHLAGIAHFWTPDPEDFDRANHQGTETVLSVAAELGVRRFVHCSSETVMFPANGHGPGSPTLVEDMAGPYTRSKFLAELAALDAARNGLPVVVVNPTVPIGPGDHNRTAPTAMVSLFLNHPPLFVMDCILNVVDVRDVVTGIMLAADHGRVGERYILGGEILTVRELIRRIDAICGRRTTTFNIPGFAALAAGFAAEWYSNHISQRMPLATPEAVRVALRSIPLEIDKAREDLGYRPRAIDGALAETVAWLSRADATVRDAMKRLPESYSSPR; from the coding sequence GTGCTGATAACGGGCGGAAGTGGGTTCATTGGCCAGCACTTGGTCGCGGCGGCCACGGCGCGCGGCGATGCGGTGCGGGTGCTGGACTTGCAGCCCCCACGGCTTCACCTCCCGCGGGAGTTCATACAGGGCTCCATCCTCGACCCCGCATGCGTCCGCCGTGCCATGGAAGGTGTCGACACGGTGTACCATCTCGCCGGCATCGCCCATTTCTGGACACCGGACCCCGAGGATTTCGACCGCGCAAACCATCAGGGCACCGAGACTGTTCTCTCGGTCGCCGCGGAGCTGGGCGTGCGGCGCTTCGTGCACTGCTCGTCGGAGACGGTCATGTTTCCAGCAAATGGCCACGGGCCGGGCAGCCCGACCCTGGTGGAGGACATGGCGGGCCCATATACGCGGTCGAAGTTCCTGGCCGAGCTCGCGGCGCTGGACGCAGCGCGCAATGGCTTGCCCGTAGTCGTCGTCAATCCGACGGTTCCCATCGGTCCCGGCGATCACAACAGGACGGCGCCGACGGCCATGGTGTCGCTGTTCCTGAATCATCCGCCGCTGTTCGTCATGGACTGCATCCTGAACGTGGTGGATGTGCGCGACGTGGTCACCGGCATCATGCTGGCGGCGGACCATGGCCGGGTCGGCGAGCGCTACATTCTCGGCGGCGAAATCCTGACCGTGCGCGAGCTCATCCGCCGGATCGATGCGATATGCGGCCGCCGCACCACGACCTTCAACATTCCCGGCTTTGCGGCTCTGGCCGCGGGGTTCGCCGCGGAATGGTATTCGAATCATATCAGCCAGCGCATGCCGCTCGCCACACCCGAGGCTGTGCGGGTGGCACTCAGGTCCATCCCGCTGGAGATCGACAAGGCACGGGAAGACCTGGGCTATCGGCCCCGTGCCATAGACGGCGCGCTCGCCGAGACCGTTGCCTGGCTCTCGCGCGCGGATGCGACGGTGCGCGATGCGATGAAACGTCTGCCGGAGAGCTACTCAAGCCCCCGATGA
- a CDS encoding IclR family transcriptional regulator: MKTSSRNPISKALKALTWMVQENAKDVGVREMAAGLNVSPSTAHRLLSELVQADLVNHNPQTGRYSLSLEFLRLAYLAIAQMPIRQIALAHMRQLTDACNETSLLGLYDSMRQEMIFAAMVESSHPLRYQIELNKWLPVYVGASGLAIMSFLSDTEIASIIDRTRLAPATSRSITERYRLEAEIQRIRERGYAITHGQRTVDAVGIAAPVFGSSGEAIGDICLTIPESRFDPSTERRIAELLMDCADKVTKSIGGKRRVFHPA; encoded by the coding sequence GTGAAGACCAGTAGTAGAAATCCCATCTCGAAGGCACTGAAGGCGCTCACCTGGATGGTGCAGGAGAACGCGAAGGACGTGGGCGTGCGCGAGATGGCCGCGGGCCTCAATGTCTCGCCCAGCACCGCCCACCGCCTGCTGTCGGAGCTGGTCCAGGCCGATCTGGTCAACCACAATCCGCAGACCGGCCGCTATTCGCTCAGTCTGGAATTCCTGCGCCTGGCCTATCTGGCCATCGCCCAGATGCCGATCCGGCAGATCGCCCTTGCCCATATGCGCCAGCTGACGGATGCCTGCAACGAGACCTCGCTGCTCGGCCTCTATGACAGCATGCGGCAGGAGATGATCTTCGCCGCCATGGTCGAATCTTCCCACCCCCTGCGCTATCAGATCGAGCTCAACAAGTGGCTGCCCGTCTATGTGGGCGCATCGGGACTGGCCATCATGTCCTTCCTGAGCGACACGGAGATTGCCTCGATCATCGACCGCACGCGGCTCGCCCCTGCCACGTCGCGCTCGATCACCGAACGCTACCGCCTGGAAGCGGAGATCCAGCGCATCCGCGAGCGGGGCTACGCGATCACCCATGGGCAGCGCACGGTCGATGCAGTGGGCATCGCCGCGCCGGTGTTCGGCAGCAGTGGCGAAGCGATCGGCGATATCTGCCTCACCATCCCGGAAAGCCGCTTCGATCCGAGCACCGAACGGCGGATCGCCGAGCTCCTGATGGACTGTGCCGACAAGGTCACCAAGTCGATTGGCGGTAAGCGGCGCGTGTTCCACCCCGCCTGA